In the Acidimicrobiales bacterium genome, one interval contains:
- a CDS encoding LysM peptidoglycan-binding domain-containing protein, whose protein sequence is MGFPFRVAAPTGGIGLLLVVAVSACGGGGGGAAPPATTVGELFAGSATTTTVGGLSVAGWTHRDLPEMRTALDACVASVDVRGASTDEEEGPRTVTVESGDSLGKIAARFDRTVDQFMRANGISDPNRLQVGQILVVPAQRLETEPEYDGPTVLLEPVYCEVDTGVPAFGPDGAQIGGPGIIEVFADWKRLEGPDEAPRVNGRIRGLVQASVGGFAEDVANEVERHGFACRDGSHGRCAWLQHRQEVLLATDELFSVRDVVRRLMPGASAVEEEIRTETFDLETGRPITVAELFDPMTDWVAAVSVEAISRLAREPWTDERRVVGASSESGNFERFNLTHGGLVLSFAPGSIGGHGSNTVSITIPYRSLDGFWAEDGPVSRIE, encoded by the coding sequence ATGGGATTTCCCTTCCGGGTAGCCGCTCCGACAGGCGGCATCGGCTTGCTGCTCGTCGTCGCAGTATCGGCCTGTGGCGGCGGCGGAGGAGGAGCGGCGCCGCCGGCCACGACAGTGGGTGAACTGTTCGCCGGTTCGGCAACCACCACGACGGTGGGGGGCCTCTCCGTGGCCGGATGGACTCACCGTGACCTGCCGGAGATGCGTACAGCACTGGATGCCTGTGTCGCCTCGGTCGACGTGCGGGGGGCTTCGACGGACGAGGAGGAGGGGCCCCGGACGGTGACCGTCGAATCGGGCGACAGTCTCGGCAAGATCGCGGCACGCTTCGATCGGACCGTGGACCAGTTCATGCGGGCCAACGGAATATCGGATCCGAATCGCCTTCAGGTCGGTCAGATCCTGGTTGTCCCGGCCCAGCGACTCGAGACCGAGCCCGAATACGACGGCCCAACGGTGCTTCTCGAGCCCGTCTACTGCGAGGTCGATACGGGCGTTCCAGCATTCGGTCCTGACGGCGCCCAGATCGGCGGCCCCGGCATAATCGAGGTCTTCGCGGACTGGAAACGCCTCGAGGGCCCCGACGAGGCACCCCGCGTGAACGGTCGGATTCGGGGACTCGTCCAGGCCTCGGTCGGGGGGTTCGCCGAGGACGTGGCCAACGAGGTGGAACGCCACGGCTTTGCCTGCCGTGACGGCTCCCATGGCCGGTGTGCCTGGCTCCAACATCGTCAGGAGGTGCTGTTGGCTACCGACGAACTCTTCAGCGTCCGAGACGTCGTACGACGCCTGATGCCGGGTGCATCGGCTGTCGAGGAGGAGATCCGCACCGAAACGTTCGACCTGGAAACCGGCCGTCCGATCACCGTGGCTGAGCTCTTCGACCCGATGACCGACTGGGTTGCAGCGGTGTCCGTCGAGGCCATCAGCCGATTGGCCCGGGAACCGTGGACCGACGAGCGCCGGGTCGTCGGCGCATCATCTGAGTCGGGCAACTTTGAGCGATTCAACCTCACCCACGGGGGGCTGGTGCTGTCCTTCGCTCCAGGCTCCATTGGTGGCCACGGCAGCAACACCGTGTCGATCACCATCCCATACCGGTCTCTGGACGGCTTCTGGGCTGAGGACGGCCCGGTTTCCCGCATCGAATAG
- a CDS encoding nitroreductase family protein produces the protein MGIEETNLLEAMRTTFSCRDFTDAPVADDQLHRILDAARFAPSGGNRQGSHVVVVRDRALRQRLGELCGPTMRLYAAQGAAGETPFNAVVESAVDPEVVMAGDDSTPTGPPGLFERLGEVPVVLVVTVDLSVVASMDKDLDRVGVVTGASVYPLVWNILLAARTEGLAGVVTTAVVPAEDEVRSLLGLPEHHAVAAMVPLGEPVRQLTKLSRRPVENFTTIDRFDGPPLTA, from the coding sequence ATGGGTATTGAAGAGACCAACCTCCTCGAGGCGATGCGAACCACGTTCTCGTGTCGGGACTTCACAGATGCTCCGGTCGCCGACGACCAGCTCCACCGGATCTTGGACGCGGCCCGCTTCGCTCCGTCAGGCGGCAACCGGCAGGGTTCGCACGTGGTCGTGGTCCGGGACCGCGCCCTGCGCCAACGGCTTGGCGAACTTTGCGGTCCGACCATGCGCCTCTATGCGGCACAGGGCGCCGCGGGCGAGACGCCGTTCAATGCCGTCGTCGAATCTGCGGTCGACCCCGAGGTGGTGATGGCAGGCGACGACTCGACCCCCACGGGCCCCCCGGGTCTGTTCGAACGCCTCGGCGAGGTGCCGGTGGTCCTCGTCGTCACCGTGGACCTGTCGGTCGTGGCGTCAATGGACAAGGACCTCGACCGGGTCGGCGTGGTCACTGGTGCATCGGTGTACCCATTGGTCTGGAACATCCTTCTAGCGGCCCGCACGGAAGGCCTGGCCGGCGTGGTTACCACCGCCGTGGTGCCCGCCGAGGATGAGGTGCGAAGCCTCCTGGGGCTGCCCGAACATCACGCGGTGGCAGCCATGGTGCCCCTCGGCGAACCCGTCAGGCAACTCACGAAACTCTCCAGACGGCCGGTGGAGAACTTCACGACCATCGACCGGTTCGACGGGCCACCGCTCACCGCCTGA
- a CDS encoding LLM class F420-dependent oxidoreductase — protein sequence MELGITIHLTDRSMDVRDLALAAEERGFSSLWVPEHTHIPTNRLTSAPDGESELADEYARSPDPWISLAAAAAVTGRIRLGSGVSLAAQHHPINLAKAVASVDCLSAGRTVCGVGFGWNREEMADHGVDFVTRRARVREHVAAMRSLWADEEAEFHGEFVDFDPCWSWPVPVQRPGPSVLIGGGGGPRLLAEVAAWADGWLPIGGSGLQAGMEALRVICDEVGRDVADLAVIPIGTIPESGKLEHYASLGITETVLRVPSAGRDEVLPVLDAYMRFLKV from the coding sequence ATGGAACTGGGCATCACCATCCACCTAACCGACCGGTCAATGGATGTTCGTGATCTTGCCTTGGCGGCAGAGGAGCGGGGCTTCTCGTCGCTCTGGGTGCCTGAACACACCCACATTCCGACCAACCGGCTCACCTCGGCTCCGGACGGTGAATCCGAGTTGGCTGACGAGTACGCGCGGTCACCCGACCCCTGGATCTCCCTCGCGGCAGCGGCAGCCGTCACCGGGCGGATCCGGCTGGGTTCCGGCGTGTCGCTGGCCGCCCAGCATCACCCGATCAATCTCGCCAAGGCCGTGGCCAGCGTGGACTGCCTGTCGGCCGGCCGCACGGTGTGCGGTGTGGGCTTTGGATGGAACCGGGAGGAGATGGCCGACCACGGGGTCGACTTCGTCACCCGCCGGGCCCGGGTGCGTGAACACGTGGCCGCTATGCGAAGCCTGTGGGCTGACGAGGAAGCGGAGTTCCACGGCGAGTTCGTCGACTTCGACCCCTGCTGGTCGTGGCCGGTACCCGTCCAGCGGCCCGGGCCATCGGTCCTGATCGGCGGCGGGGGAGGACCCCGCCTGCTCGCCGAGGTGGCGGCCTGGGCCGACGGCTGGCTACCCATTGGAGGATCTGGTCTGCAGGCAGGAATGGAGGCGCTCCGGGTGATTTGCGACGAGGTGGGACGGGACGTGGCGGACCTGGCGGTCATCCCCATCGGCACCATTCCTGAATCAGGGAAGTTGGAGCACTACGCGTCGCTCGGTATCACCGAGACGGTGCTCCGTGTTCCGTCCGCCGGTCGCGACGAGGTCCTGCCGGTACTCGACGCCTACATGCGGTTCCTCAAGGTCTGA